A window of Daphnia pulicaria isolate SC F1-1A chromosome 4, SC_F0-13Bv2, whole genome shotgun sequence genomic DNA:
TACGATATTTTGTGGAAACCAAATCTccggctttaaaaaaaatataaacttttttattcaaaggaACCTTCTACCACGCGCTTCTGGCTTTCAATGAAACGCCAAAAGCTTTTTGTAGTAGTTCCTAATTccatggaaataaaaaattaagaaacaaaaataaccccttttaaaaaaaaagtaaactacGGGAGAAGCATAGCAGAATATCGCGATCTTTTTCTGATGGTTAGAGGGCTgcaatttaataaataaaaaaacaaaacaataagcaCGTCAATAAATGTGGTTTAAAACGGAAGAAATAGAATACCATTGTCTGATAAATGAACATCATCAGTCCAATATTCTTTGCCATCAATAACAATTGgaatttcttcaacagcagATTGCCTATGTTGTAATGCATTTTCCAAGGCAACTCTTTCTTCGATGCTTTTCAAATAACCTAAATATGataaacaaataatgaaaccATCAAATCATAagtaattttaacttttaccTAAAATAGGTTCATTTGCCAAATTAATTGGCTGAGCAATAGGTTTTTGAATAATAGATGGTCCACccaaaaatctaacaaatgATTTCCTATAAAGTGGGCAAACGTATATATAAATGTTGTACGCTTAGTTTTAACTCATTTATagtcaacattttaaaacttaTTTACCCAACAAAAAGTCTCGGTAACCAAAGTCTCTGTGCTGATGAAAGATGAAgagtatttttggaaacagatgaaatcattttaaaaattttgatggtAGTAATAGACCTCTGGCAACACAACGGTACTTTCCACTATCAGACTCCTGTAACTTTGGGATTGTCAGGTGAAGGGTGTTGATAGCTCCTGGCTTGTTGAGTATATCATGCATGCTGTGTTTCAAAGAGAATATGGCATTAGGAGTTGAGCAGAGCAGGCGCTATGAATTTTGTCTGCAAATTTGACATACCGATTTGTACTGTGCTTTGGCAAGTGCCACTCTAGCTGAAATTTGACAAATGGTCCAGATTCTTTGACGACTTGGCAGGTATACTCGGCCTCTACATTGTAAAATTTagtaaaatatatcaaaactgttaaaattcaAGAAGAACTTATCACAAACCACTTTAAtctcactttttcttcttcactttgTTCTCTTTAGTCTTTACTCGTGTTGAATTGCGCATTAAAATACAAACACAAAGGAAAAAGTATTGTTTTTATGAAGTTACTCTAATAAAGATTACCCGAAGGGTTTCTTCTGCTGTCATGATTCAAAGAATTTGCTAGATGTTGCTAGAAATAGTTTTCCAGTTTAATCAGCAGTCCAGTTTAAGAATTCTtctgaaaacaacttttttctcttgttgttgacACTACTGAGCACTGACTGCACTACACTGACAGTTAGaaggttaagcaaacaaagcgaattcactaacttggattcggcaaccagctaggtaataaacacgcaaattaaatttctaaaacagtaataaaaaccAATGAAACCCCGTCacgacatgtatcaaattttgacagaattatgtacaaaatttggtgacgattggtcattcagggaagaaacgtataaaggataactaaatggacattaaaccctctgaattccactactagctactactaccctaccccctataccccacaccctatattgttaaggaccttcgtatataaatatacctcagggataaatatacctcagggataaagaaacaccatgagaactcgtttggtcgtctatgaacatctatgaattctgcccataatggtgaatgatttcaaacgatattaacttgataatttaTGGTGGAAAACCACCAATACTAACTTAAATCAAAAGGCTAgtcgcccgataagggacttgaacccttgacctcaggattaaaagtcccgcgctctaccgtctgagctaaccgggcttaataattggtattgcaatagttttccgttagagttcatttttaaattttgcgatttcttatagatcttttacggacggaagtacggacgtttttctattcttcgtaaacaaaatgggtacacattttttcatcatataatttgtctctgactacatttgatgtttgtaaactacacttaaagaccgccataatgcatttcgggactggcctctgaaaaatagacacgtttctggaaacgccaagtgacaggtcatggctccacggttccgagatagatcctgggacctaggatacccattaCTGCACAGttcatatttgtaatcatgcgtaaatttcagataatagtaaacgattgaaaatgagttgttccactagaaaatactagcacgTGAAACagatggcaattcaccgcagttggtagggttcgaacctacgccctcagataggaatagatttcaagtctatcgccttaaccactcggccacaactgacctaaatttcaaacaatctagtaataataattattttggtttaccaaaatttccgttttaccttactgaagagcaggttgaatgagagatgcaaaatcctagcactttgattaagtgtaggtcgtgtggcctaatagataaggcgtcggacttctatgaaagtagttatccgaaaattgcgggttctagtcccgccacgattaatagcatatgacgaaattattagttcatgatgagtagtagttaaccacaaaccatggggaatcatgtcagatcaataaaactacaaatatatctcgaacactcaatgaatatcactggcttgcattgccttcacagtgacgattgaaattggctgctgatatagcgttgcttggtagataacttaaatcattctctctaaagacacacagagtatatctaactgatgatgaatgaacctttgattaataaattaataaataaattatgatttcataggcctgttagctcagttggttagagcgccgtgctaataacgcggaggtcatgagttcgatcctcttacgggccactgtaatacttccattaaatattttccactctcaaaaggtactgatagtttctaaatattttgctagagtagttaatgcagatatggccgagtggttaaggcgactgactcgaaatcagtttccatcttggagcgtaggttcgaatcctactatctgctttttgtggcattttattggtgaatgtaactacaaaacatttgatcaagtgaagcCAGAagtgatttctagtcatttttttggagaacatccaagtttaaaatcagtaggagGATTACACAGTcgaagaagaacgaaaggtctttaggtctttgtaTATGTGATGGTCCTGGACAAGAAAAGTCAAGACAAGaaaaactaagcaacggggtgaccctggataaggcatgctctcaacaatggtccgtacgagtggtaagaacagtcaggttcatcgaagtcgaggtctgtgatcgtaacccaggtttagatagtttctaaaagtagatgagagacaacaagtacacgttgccgagaatgcaccttaccatcatgaccagcgtcttgaagtcagcgcgttgttgctccaggaaccagtgaagacggcagaggaggatgagaaggtcagagttcacctgtaaaacagcagaagaagttccgctgccaataAGTAATTGTCGCTggaaaaggtttccaagtttaagcatgccatttcagcgatttcccaacacttggacaaatgaaaatttttgcttgaaaacagaaaaacaacagaaaagtaattgccaatttaacgacgattttcgataattatagtttcggttgctcgctacctctggcgagactcgaactcgcaatccccggcttaggaggccggtcccttatccattaggccacaaaggctgggtaatgttgaatctcctattcgaggaatgacgttatattttttgaaaacagtaaaacaacagaaaagtaattgccaatttaacgacgattttcgataattatagtttcggttgctcgctacctctggcgagactcgaactcgcaatccccggcttaggaggccggtcccttatccattaggcaacAAAGGCTGGGTAATGTTGATTCTCCTATTCGAgtaatgacgttatattgcaaggcttttcctagaagatagccaaacgtcccatgttatacaagattccttcggtaatgtccttcgggaatttttttaaacgttaaagagacaaaaAATCGAGGTTAAACAAaagtggcggaggcttcgccctgccaccccacgtcgcacttcatgttcagattaagttaaagtaacacttattactatagtaacaatacaattataccatgcggtcacatgttgcattacatgagtcttggctaatagatagcgagctaccatcatacccatttttattcttccaacaatataacaatgatggtataatggtcatcaacccaggctgccattcgcatggttaggggttcgaatctccatcaagtcggaaaaaaaaactaagtttaaaatttttgaaaattcctcttaataagctttccgaggtaaatggaagtggtagatcggtggtaactcttcacgaccgcaagaagatcttgatgaccgaggaagattggagagatgacccagagcttgaaaatgaatataatctaacatttttaaaatgtttctcaacttcttggttgatgactaactgttaaaaaaggaggcatagaaattttactgacagccaaatttattaaaatcaagataaaaaatagtaaacaaaaagaggtaataataaaacaaaaagggttaaaaaaataaaagtgggaaaatacaaagtaaaaagaagaataaagacaaatCGAAAtggaacataaaaaccaaatcaaataattaatactctccactcccatagcagaaaacttttcttgctagaaaagatccaaactttttttttctttttgtttacactgctgagcatgcactgacagttggaaggttacgcaaaaaaagcgaattcactaactaggattcggcaaccagctaggtaacaaatacgcatattaaatttctaaaacagtaatacaaacaaatgaaaaccccgttacgcaatgtatcaaattttgacagaattatgtacaaaatttggtgacgattggtcattcagggaagaaacgtataaaggaacactaaatggacattaaaccctccgAATTTCAcaactagctactactaccctaccccctataccccacaccctatattgttaaggaccttcgtatataaatatacctcagggataaacaTATAgagattaccgtctgtggacatcgactcactcttgaaaaccatgttttttgaataatcttaactacaaactctatttacagctttcgagttctataagtggacatacatttactattgcaattagttgtatcaaatagcaaggctttctactctcacaatgagggatactctttctcactatctcatttcattatttgtgtatgttccacgacctatatccaaatgtacttccttttggttcgcagtTTCCCTACAtcgaaggaaaataaagaaacaccatgagaactcgtttggtcgtctatgaacatctatgaattctgcccataatggtgaatgatttcaaacgatattaacttgataatttaTGGTGGAAAACCACCAATACTAACTTAAATCAAAAGGCTAgtcgcccgataagggacttgaaccctagacctcaggattaatagtcccgcgctctaccgtctgagctaaccgggatTAATAATTggaattgcaatagttttccgttagagttcatttttaaattttacgatttcttatagatcttttacggacgtttttctattcttcgtaaacaaaatgggtacacattttttcatcatataatttgtctctgactacatttgatgtttgtaaactacacttaaagaccgccataatgcattttgggactggcctctgaaaaatagacacgtttctggaaacgccaagtgacaggtcatggctccacggttccgagatagatcctggaacctaggatacccatgactgcacagttcatatttgtaatcatgcgtaaatttcaGATAATAGTAAACGatagaaaatgagttgttccactagaaaatactagcacgTGAAACagatggcaattcaccgcagttggtagggttcgaacctacgccctcaaagaggaatagatttcaagtccatcgccttaaccactcggccacaactgcccttAATTACAatcaatctagtaataatatttattttggtttaccaaaatttccgttttaccttactgaagagcaggttaaatgagagatgcaaaatcctagcactttgtttaagtgtaggtcgtgtggcctaatggataaggcgtcggacttctatgaacgtagttatccgaaaattgcgggttcgagtcccgccacgattaatagcatacgAAGAaattattagttcatgatgagtagtagttaaccacaaaccatggggaatcatgtcagatcaataaaactacaaatatatctcgaacactcaatgaatatcactggcttgcattgccttcacagtgacgattgaaattggctgctgatatagcgttgcttggtagataacttaaatcattctctctaaagacacacagagtatatctaactgatgatgaatgaacctttgattaataaattaataaataaattatgatttcataggcctgttagctcagttggttagagcgccgtgctaataacgcggaggtcatgagttcgatcctcttacgggccactgtaatacttccattaaatattttccactctcaaaaggtactgatagtttctaaatattttgctagagtagttaatgcagatatggccgagtggttaaggcgactgactcgaaatcagtttccatcttggagcgtaggttctaATCCttctatctgcgttttgtggcattttattggtgaaTGTAACTACAAAACAGTTGATCAAGTGAAGCCAGAagtgatttctagtcatttttttggagaacatccaagtttaaaatcagtaggagGATTACACAGtcagagaagaacgaaaggtctttaggtctttgtaTATGTGATGGTCCTGGACAAGAAAagtcaagacaagacaaactaagcaacggggtgaccctggataaggcatgctctcaacaatggtccgtacgagtggtaagaacagtcaggttcatcgaagtcgaggtctgtgatcgtaacccaggtttagatagtttctaaaagtagatgagagacaacaagtacacgttgccgagaatgcaccttaccatcatgaccagcgtcttgaagtcagcgcgttgttgctccaggaaccagtgaagacggcagaggaggatgagaaggtcagagttcacctgtaaaacagcagaagaagttccgctgccaagtaattgtcgcTGGAAAAGGTTtgcaagtttaagcatgccatttcagcgatttcccaacacttggacaaatgaaaatttttgcttgaaaacagaaaaacaacagaaaagtaattgccaatttaacgacgattttcgataattatagtttcggttgctcgctacctctggcgagactcgaactcgcaatccccggcttaggaggccggtcccttatccattaggcaacAAAGGCTGTGtaatgttgaatctcctattcgaggaatgacgttatattgcaaggcttttcctagaagatagccaaacgtcccatgttatacaagattccttcggtaatgtccttcgggaatttttttaaacgttaaagagacaaaaAATCGAGGTTAAACAAaagtggcggaggcttcgccctgccaccccacgtcgcacttcatgttcagattaagttaaagtaacacttattactatagtaacaatacaattataccatgcggtcacatgttccattacatgagtcttggctaatagatagcgagctaccatcatacccatttttattcttccaacaatataacaatgatggtataatggtcatcaacccaggctgccattcgcatggttaggggttcgaatctccatcaagtcggaaaaaaaaactaagtttaaaatttttgaaaattcctcttaataagctttccgaggtaaatggaagtggtagatcggtggtaactcttcacgaccgcaagaagatcttgatgaccgaggagaggacagaggaagattggagagatgacccagagcttcaaaatgaatataatctaacatttttaaaatgtttctcaacttcttggttgatgactaactgttaaaaaaggaggcatagaaattttactgacagccaaatttattaaaatcaagataaaaaatagtaaacaaaaagaggtaataataaaacaaaaagggttaaaaaaataaaagtgggaaaatacaaagtaaaaagaagaataaagacaaatCGAAAtggaacataaaaaccaaatcaaataattaatactctccactcccatagcagaaaacttttattgctagaaaagatccaaactttttttttctttttgtttacactgctgagcatgcactgacagttggaaggttacgcaaaaaaagcgaattcactaactaggattcggcaaccagctaggtaacaaatacgcatattaaatttctaaaacagtaatacaaacaaatgaaaaccccgttacgcaatgtatcaaattttgacagaattatgtacaaaatttggtgacgattggtcattcagggaagaaacgtataaaggaacactaaatggacattaaaccctccgAATTTCAcaactagctactactaccctaccccctataccccacaccctatattgttaaggaccttcgtatataaatatacctcagggataaacaTATAgagattaccgtctgtggacatcgactcactcttgaaaaccatgttttttgaataatcttaactacaaactctatttacagctttcgagttctataagtggacatacatttactattgcaattagttgtatcaaatagcaaggctttctactctcacaatgagggatactctttctcactatctcatttcattatttgtgtatgttccacgacctatatccaaatgtacttccttttggttcgcagtTTCCCTACA
This region includes:
- the LOC124337203 gene encoding uncharacterized protein LOC124337203 isoform X2; translated protein: MISSVSKNTLHLSSAQRLWLPRLFVGKSFVRFLGGPSIIQKPIAQPINLANEPILGYLKSIEERVALENALQHRQSAVEEIPIVIDGKEYWTDDVHLSDNEKDRDILLCFSRTTTKSFWRFIESQKRVVEGSFE